The genomic DNA AGCGGATCGTCATCTGGGAAATAGCACTGGAACATTTTAAGCGCAATCCTTTGCTAGGGTTTGGGCTCGAGTCCCCTGAAACAGGCAACTATCCGCATAATATTTTCGTGGAAGTGCTCTTAACGACAGGTATTCTTGGCTTTATTCCTTTCGTGTATCTGGTTATAAAAGCTGTCTTGAATGCGTTGTTTATTTTTAAATATGTCCCGCATAAAGCCTGGATAGGACTTATCTTTTTAGAATGCCTTATTCAGAATCAGTTCAGCGGAGGGATTTATACTGCCAGTTGGCTTTGGTTTTCTATGGCATTTGTTCTAGCTGCTGATTATAAAGTTAACTATATGCAGGAAAGACTTGATTATATTGAAACCTTAGACGAGGAAAGAATGGTAACACATGGGCGTTAATCCTGAAGCATAAGTATAGCTTTTGTATATACGTACCTTCTCGGCAATGTAAATTTCAGAGTAATGCAAAGCTTAACACTGGTTATACCTAGCTGCCATATTACGCAAGAGTTTCTTGCTACTCTGTCAAATAAAAGCGTTTATAGTCCCTTCCTCCCAACTGTTCATTAATGGCTGCCTAGATCAGCACGAGACTTTTCTAAATTCCTTAAGCTAGCAGCCCTTTGTATGCTCTGTTGTAGGATCTCTTCGGCAAACTACGCATCATAAAACAAGCCTGTTTATGCTATATTATAGCATAAACAGGCTTGTTCGCATTTAACCAGCATAATTATTTCTCAAAACTCTGGCTAAAAGAGACCTGATGTAACTAGTTAATAAAAGGAAAGCGCCAGGGGGAAATTGTGCTTAATGCGGCTGCCAAGCGTGCATCAGATATAAAGCTAATTGTACCCTTACCACATAATTACTCCTTGAGCTTAAAGACTATATGGGCAATTACTCCACAAACTGTGGAATATTTCCACACTATTCGCTTCACTCCACAACTTTAAAAATAGCTGCTATTTGTAAAAAGTACATAATAGATTGATAAACAATGGATTATGTATTTTTTTTAATATTGGCACGGTTATGTATAAGTGACAGGGGTATGATGAGCAAAAGCTAGAAATCTAGTCTGCCTCTCCTCTTACTGAAGTGTTCTTTATTCATTTTACGCGATCTACCTCCTGGAGGTTACTCCTAAGAAAGTAGAAAGTAAAGATGTCGCTACTCCAGCAAGTATGAATAGAGAAAAACTTTGTTTGTTAAAACATTAAGATGCTAAGATATGTGTCTTTGATGGTTTATGATAAAAATATTAAATAACCTGTATTGGAGTGTTTTTTATTCCGGAAAAATAGGTATTTTAAATATTGAAAAACAAAGATAATTGTTTGAGATGTTTTCTGGTTTAAATAGTTTGTATTGCTGTAGTTTTTAGCACTAAGCCAATATATTTCTGTAAATTAAATCTGCCTTTTTGATTCTTGATTTGCTTATTATTTTAGTAATCTCTACTAATGATTGATAATAAGTAATATAAGGAGTAATTTTTCTTCTTATTTACGAATGCCCTTCTTTTTTCTGATTAAACGCTTATCCTTAAAATATAAAAAAATTACGGTTGTTAACTTAGTAAATTTGGAGTGTTACGGTATGTATTCGAATATGTTATATAAATAATAAAAGAAAGTTATAGAAAGCTATTGCAGTTCTGAATTTTTGTATAAATTTGCTTCTGTAATAAATATTAAACGAGAGTATAATATAATGTTTATGAGATTTCAACTTTTAGCCAAAGGGGATTTTATTAAACATCAACGCACTGCCGGAAGCGGCAAGCTGCGGAGGTGGAAATCTGAAGAAAGCCTTCCGGAATGTGGTCCCGCCACAGTAAAAGGCTTAGTAAGGATTAATCAGGTTATTGAAGAGAAGTGTAGGGAAGGGGTTCGCCACCTGCAGTTGGAGGATCAAGGTTTTTCTGATAGCAGCTCTGCTTTGATTGAAAAGATAACTGTTTCTTTCCATCCCAGCTTCAATTGCGCGACAGCTTAGTCGCCAGCAATTTCTAATAACTAAAATATTGATTTGATTAATCCTTAAGAAGATAATGAAAAAATATCTATTGTCGCTTGTTGCAGTTCTAATCCTTTCTGCTCAGGCTTTTGCCCAGGTAGCCCCTAACTTTGACATCTTTATTCTCCCATACCGATTCGGAGACAAGTCCGTGGCCTACTTCGAAGGAAGTGGTTTTAAGACTAAGAATATCCGTATTATGACCCAGGGTAATATTGTTTATAGTGATAATCATAATAAATACGACCTTTCTAAGGTTAGAAATTTCATCGAGCGGTTTTACCCTGACGCTAATTCAAATGAAACGCTGGTATTAGACTGGGAATCAGGTCCTTTTAAATCTCTTCGTGATTATCCTGAAAGCGACAGCCGTTTTAAGACTGCTGAAGCTACGCTACTAGGTTTGATGAGCGATATCAAAAAAATGCGGCCAAATCTGAAGCTTTCTTATTATACACTCCCTTTCCGTACTTGGAACGACTGGCAGGCTGCCAACTACAATGCCCCAGGTAAGTTGGATAACATCATGTCTAAAATGGATTTTATTTCACCATCTCTGTACCTGTTGTTTGCCGATGAAGAGGTTGGACGTTCAAGAAACATGCAGTACATGAAAGAGAACCTGGATATGGCCATGAAGTATGGACAGAAGTATGGCAAGCCAGTTTATCCTTTCTTATGGCACCGTGTGCACTTTGGCAGTCCGCTGTATGGAAAAGATATCATTCAAAAAGATGTATACACAGCTTATGTGAAGTACATGAAGGACTACTCGTATAATGGTGTCAAACTGAAAGGTATGTACTGGTGGGATGGCGTTGAAGGCAGATTGGAAAACCTTGGTGGTATCAAAAACTGGCTGAACGGTTCAGTATACAATGAGTCAACGTACGATGGCATGATCGTCAACATGGCTAAATCTATCAAATCAGCACTTAATTCTGGTACTACTACAGAGGAGCCTGAGCCAATTGCAGCACCAAGCACTGATACTTATAAAGTAACAAGCTTTACTTTACAAGATGCCAGCACAGGAAAAGATATTCAGACCCTAAGCAACGGCGCAACATTGAACTTGGCTAATTTGCCTTCAACTAAATTGAATGTGCGTGCTAACGCAAGTTCAGGTACCGGAAGTGTGGTGTTTACCCTTGGTGGAGAACAAAGCAAAAAATCAACGGAATCTATTGCTCCTTTCGAGCTGATGGGCGATAATGGCAGCTGGACACCAGCCGTGGGATCATATACCCTAAAAGGGACGCCTTATTCTGGTAAAAGTGCTTCTGGTTCGGCTGGAACTTCTCTTTCCCTGAATTTTGAAGTGATTAACTCAACTTCTTCGTCAACTGAAAACGGCACCTTTACACTTGTGAATGCCGATACAGATAAAGATATCCAGAAGCTGACTAGTGGTGCTACGTTAAACCTGGCAGCACTTCCAACCAAGAATCTGAACATCCGGTATACTCCAGATTCCAATGCAGGTAGTATTGTATTCTCTTTGAGTGGTGAGCAGACTAAGAGCGTGACAGAGTCAGGAGCGCCTTATACGTTGGCAGGTGATGATAACGGTAACTACTATGATTGGACACCAGCCCTAGGAAGTTATACGCTGAAGGCCACCGCGTATTCTGAGAATAGTGGTAAAGGCACAGCAGGTGCTTCTTCTACGATCAAGTTCTCAGTGGTAAACAATACAAGCAGCAGTTTAGGTGTAACGCTTGCCAGCAATGCGGTAGCTGCAGAAGATCAGCTGGCTACAACAGCAGATCTTTCGGGAGATGAGCTGACAGTATACCCTGTTCCTGCTACAACAGTTCTTTACGTGGACTTAGGTGCAAATGCGGCGGAGGGTACTACTACCATCCAGTTGAGCGACTTAAATGGTCAGGTGGCTTTAACAAAAGAAGTAAATGTTTCTGCCAGCGGTCGACACATTGAACTGGACGTAAGTGAACTGCCAGAGGGGCTTTACTCACTGACAGTGACTTCCTCAACTGGCCGTGTTAGCAAGCGTGTGCTGATTAATTAAGTAAGTATTAGAGAGTGAAATCTCAATCATAAAAGCAAACAGGCATGCCCTTGGGTATGCCTGTTTGCTTTTTGTTATTTAAATCTTTATCGCAGTCATCAGTAAACTACTGGTTTATAGCTAATAATTGGTTGCTGCTTTATACTTGTAGTTCTTCCGATGCTTGAAGTATAAAAATGCTGATCTGAATTCTTTTACTTAGCAAGTATACTAAGGCGGAGTTTAGATAGGAAATTTATGAAACAGGACAGTATGGTGCTTAGTATTTATAAATCAGTCTTAGAGGCCAGGTTGTAACCAGCACAATCATGGTTTCTAATTTTGACAACGATCGTTTGTCTGGTGTTGTTTTAAGAAAGATTTTGTTATCGTTTCTAATATGATTACCTCCAATGTTATGACCCACAATAAAACCGGTATTTGAATTTTGCTTCTCCCGGATATCACTTAAATCTACTCCGATAAATTCTTCTAGTTCTTTCGTGCTTTGATCAAACTGAGAGAGCATCTTCTCGTGCTGAAACTTAAAAATTCTGTTAGGATACTTAAGTTTCATTACCTCGATCATTAAGTTGCCAAAGGTCCAGCTTAGCCCAATAATAGCAGCAAAAAAGAAAAAGTACTTTTTGCTCTCGTAATTTCTTCTCAAAAATCGAAAGTAGCCATACTTTACAAACCGTTTTTTATAGCTGTTAGCTACATCCAGGGGGTCTCTTAATATATGGATAATCTTAGATTGGGGATTAGAAGACAATAAGAATAAAGCTCTCGTAGGCTCTTTAGAAGAGTCCAGTATCCAATCAGCATTTGCGTTATCTTGAATGAGGTTATGAATGACCTCATTGATCTTAACCAGTTCTGCATTTCTTTTTCCATAGCTCCCGGAGAGTAGCAGTTGTGGCCAGTATTTAATATGTGATCTGTCTTTAAGAAAAAGAACATCTGTCAGCCAGTCCCTTTTGGATGATTGATACGATGTTATTACAGACGACCAAAAGGGGCATTCAGCCATTACCTGGCCGCAGCCGCAATTACTGTCCAGCCTGGCAATAGCAGAAATAACTTCACCGTAACTCTCTATTTTCTTATTATTGCCTAAAACAATATCCAGAAAGGTTGAGCCACTGTGGCCTCGACCGGCGATATACAACCAAGACATAAGAGACTTAATTTAAAGGGTTATAGTTTAGTTAGGTAAGGGGTAGCATCAAACTCCCTTTACTTAAAAGCATTTGTATAGCTTAAATAATCATTCCGGCTGCCACTGTTTCATTGGTGGTCTCGTCAACCAGAATCAGACTGCCTGTCTGGCGATTGCGAGTATAGGAATCAGCTAACAATGGTTTTGTGGTCCGTAGGCGCACCCGGCTAATCTCATTCATGTTAATTTCTTTATCGTCCTCAATACGGTGCAGCGTATTAATATCGACTTTGTATAGTACTTCTTTGATCATGCTGCGAACCTCGTTGGTTGTATGGCGGAGCACGTATTTTGCATTTGCTACCGGTTTGTTCTGGCTTAGCCAACACAACATGACATCGATGTCCTGACTTATTTCTGGCTGATTATTTTCGCGTACAATCATGTCGCCCCGGCTGATGTCAATGTCATCGTGCAGCCTTATAGTTACAGACATAGGTGGAAATGCTTCCTGCAGAGGGCCCTCAAACGTATCTATACTTTTAATAGTGCTACTAAAACCTGAGGGTAGTACCAATACCTTGTCTCCTGGTTTAAACACACCGCCTTCTATACGGCCGGCATATCCTCTGTAATCGTGATATTCATCGCTATGTGGCCGGATAATCGTCTGAACTGAAAACCGGCAGTCAATAAGGTTTTTATCATTGCCTATGTGAATTGTTTCCAGTGTATGTAAAAGTGTTTCGCCTTGGTACCAAGGCATATTTTCAGAGCGGTTTACAATATTGTCGCCATGTAGTGCACTAATGGGTACAAAGCGTATATCGGTTACATTAAGCTTTGCAGCAAAAAATTTATACTGTTCCACAATTTTATCAAATTGCGCTTCAGCGTAATCAACCAGATCCATTTTGTTCACGCATACTATGATGTGCGGGATTTGCAGAAGAGAGGCGATGAAGGAATGTCTTGCTGTCTGTTCTACTAACCCTTTGCGAGCATCTATTAAGATCAGAGCCAGGTTTGCTGTAGAGGCGCCTGTTACCATGTTCCGTGTGTACTGGATATGGCCTGGAGTATCCGAAATGATGAATTTTCGCTTGGGAGTAGCAAAGTAGCGGTAGGCTACATCAATGGTGATACCCTGTTCCCGCTCATCTTTCAGGCCGTCAGTTAATAAGGATAAATCCATATGGTCCAGCCCTTTCTTTTCACTGGATTTCTTGACGGCTTCCATCTGATCCTCAAAAATGGATTTTGAATCATATAATAAGCGGCCGATGAGGGTGCTCTTCCCATCATCAACACTGCCGGCAGTTGTAAATCGTAGCAATTGCATAGTCTGTATCCGTTAAAAATATCCTTGCTTT from Pontibacter liquoris includes the following:
- a CDS encoding T9SS type A sorting domain-containing protein; protein product: MKKYLLSLVAVLILSAQAFAQVAPNFDIFILPYRFGDKSVAYFEGSGFKTKNIRIMTQGNIVYSDNHNKYDLSKVRNFIERFYPDANSNETLVLDWESGPFKSLRDYPESDSRFKTAEATLLGLMSDIKKMRPNLKLSYYTLPFRTWNDWQAANYNAPGKLDNIMSKMDFISPSLYLLFADEEVGRSRNMQYMKENLDMAMKYGQKYGKPVYPFLWHRVHFGSPLYGKDIIQKDVYTAYVKYMKDYSYNGVKLKGMYWWDGVEGRLENLGGIKNWLNGSVYNESTYDGMIVNMAKSIKSALNSGTTTEEPEPIAAPSTDTYKVTSFTLQDASTGKDIQTLSNGATLNLANLPSTKLNVRANASSGTGSVVFTLGGEQSKKSTESIAPFELMGDNGSWTPAVGSYTLKGTPYSGKSASGSAGTSLSLNFEVINSTSSSTENGTFTLVNADTDKDIQKLTSGATLNLAALPTKNLNIRYTPDSNAGSIVFSLSGEQTKSVTESGAPYTLAGDDNGNYYDWTPALGSYTLKATAYSENSGKGTAGASSTIKFSVVNNTSSSLGVTLASNAVAAEDQLATTADLSGDELTVYPVPATTVLYVDLGANAAEGTTTIQLSDLNGQVALTKEVNVSASGRHIELDVSELPEGLYSLTVTSSTGRVSKRVLIN
- a CDS encoding sulfotransferase; the protein is MSWLYIAGRGHSGSTFLDIVLGNNKKIESYGEVISAIARLDSNCGCGQVMAECPFWSSVITSYQSSKRDWLTDVLFLKDRSHIKYWPQLLLSGSYGKRNAELVKINEVIHNLIQDNANADWILDSSKEPTRALFLLSSNPQSKIIHILRDPLDVANSYKKRFVKYGYFRFLRRNYESKKYFFFFAAIIGLSWTFGNLMIEVMKLKYPNRIFKFQHEKMLSQFDQSTKELEEFIGVDLSDIREKQNSNTGFIVGHNIGGNHIRNDNKIFLKTTPDKRSLSKLETMIVLVTTWPLRLIYKY
- a CDS encoding sulfate adenylyltransferase subunit 1, translating into MQLLRFTTAGSVDDGKSTLIGRLLYDSKSIFEDQMEAVKKSSEKKGLDHMDLSLLTDGLKDEREQGITIDVAYRYFATPKRKFIISDTPGHIQYTRNMVTGASTANLALILIDARKGLVEQTARHSFIASLLQIPHIIVCVNKMDLVDYAEAQFDKIVEQYKFFAAKLNVTDIRFVPISALHGDNIVNRSENMPWYQGETLLHTLETIHIGNDKNLIDCRFSVQTIIRPHSDEYHDYRGYAGRIEGGVFKPGDKVLVLPSGFSSTIKSIDTFEGPLQEAFPPMSVTIRLHDDIDISRGDMIVRENNQPEISQDIDVMLCWLSQNKPVANAKYVLRHTTNEVRSMIKEVLYKVDINTLHRIEDDKEINMNEISRVRLRTTKPLLADSYTRNRQTGSLILVDETTNETVAAGMII